One Xyrauchen texanus isolate HMW12.3.18 chromosome 2, RBS_HiC_50CHRs, whole genome shotgun sequence genomic window carries:
- the il13ra1 gene encoding interleukin-13 receptor subunit alpha-1: protein MMCRYRDISLIICFSVVFVGVENVSDQLPPPKNLNFIWELYTSPFTLHVMWEKPEGLDPLCKVNYTVGVSNGQACHLNNPLQSKRRTSHLSYIFNVSNKNGLCIIITTNPVNCVNKTSSSPINITIPPPPVTLVRNLSCAYHSRNRMNCTWYSAADDVQGLRFYYWLPMDESVKECFPYINDYTKKMECVINSEYLKNSQNNMFYLFNGTHKGIPVNNTFKDEYPSNTAKLDTPELKIKRMGHDLHFETIRPPFNGFGELCFGYQYIYRKCNEPDVRVKGIKNHTIEYDPACKYRARVQTILINCGEGQSEPSDEVEYGENSHPNLPGLLAVIFIPLTVSCCLIVSLVLLRRHKDIILPKIPEPGPFFKDMLNNNIRMPEDLRNPSTGRFYVPIKEIVEDKISVELSHMRE, encoded by the exons ATGATGTGTCGATATAGGGATATATCCTTAATCATATGTTTCTCTGTCGTGTTTGTTGGAGTTGAAAACGTGTCAG ACCAATTGCCACCACCGAAAAATCTGAACTTTATATGGGAACTTTATACATCACCTTTCACGTTACATGTGATGTGGGAAAAACCGGAGGGTCTGGATCCTCTCTGCAAAGTGAACTACACGGTGGGAGTGAGCAACGGGCAG GCATGTCATCTCAACAATCCACTACAATCAAAAAGGCGAACCAGTCACTTAAGCTACATATTTAATGTGTCCAATAAGAATGGACTGTGCATCATCATTACAACAAACCCTGTAAACTGTGTAAACAAGACCTCAAGCTCACCAATCAACATCACCATCCCTCCACCTCCAG TGACGTTGGTGAGAAACTTGAGCTGTGCCTATCATTCTCGAAATAGGATGAACTGCACTTGGTATTCTGCTGCAGATGATGTCCAAGGCCTCAGATTTTATTACTG GTTACCTATGGATGAATCTGTTAAGGAGTGTTTCCCATACATAAATGATTATACGAAGAAGATGGAATGTGTCATAAACAGTGAATATCTCAAGAATTCACAAAACAACATGTTCTATCTGTTCAATGGTACTCACAAGGGCATTCCTGTTAACAACACTTTCAAGGATGAATATCCAAGTAACACAG CAAAACTAGACACACCTGAACTGAAAATCAAAAGAATGGGGCATGATCTCCACTTTGAAACGATCAGACCACCATTTAATGGTTTTGGAGAACTGTGCTTTGGCTACCAGTACATATACAGGAAGTGCAATGAACcg GATGTCAGGGTTAAGGGAATTAAAAACCATACAATTGAATATGACCCAGCCTGCAAGTACAGAGCCAGAGTGCAGACCATCTTAATAAACTGCGGTGAAGGGCAAAGTGAACCAAGTGACGAGGTGGAATATG GTGAGAACAGTCATCCGAATTTGCCGGGGTTGCTGGCTGTCATTTTTATCCCTCTCACAGTTTCCTGTTGTCTAATAGTGTCTCTGGTACTACTCAGAAG GCACAAAGACATCATACTCCCAAAAATTCCAGAGCCAGGGCCTTTCTTTAAGGACATGCTCAACAACAATATAAGAATGCCAGAGGATCTAAGG AACCCATCAACTGGCAGATTTTATGTCCCTATTAAAGAGATTGTAGAAGACAAGATAAGTGTTGAACTCTCACACATGAGGGAGTAA